In the genome of Myxococcus stipitatus, one region contains:
- a CDS encoding putative quinol monooxygenase, producing the protein MSLLVLVEFKTRADGEATFLRVAKALAAEAATEPGTLRYQWCTTQKPGHYSIIEEYVDADAAETHNHHVEPLLRELFGVADLVSIQFFGALNKYLRDWSTGREGVTVNTPL; encoded by the coding sequence ATGAGTCTGCTGGTGTTGGTGGAGTTCAAGACCCGGGCGGATGGGGAAGCGACGTTCCTGCGGGTAGCGAAGGCCCTGGCCGCGGAGGCGGCGACGGAGCCGGGGACGCTGCGCTACCAGTGGTGCACCACGCAGAAGCCGGGGCACTACTCGATCATCGAGGAGTATGTTGACGCCGACGCGGCTGAGACACACAACCACCACGTGGAGCCGCTGCTGCGCGAGCTGTTCGGTGTGGCGGACCTGGTGTCGATCCAGTTCTTCGGGGCGCTCAACAAGTACCTGCGCGACTGGAGCACGGGCCGCGAGGGCGTCACGGTCAATACGCCGCTGTAG
- a CDS encoding Hint domain-containing protein, with product MKSVFISTAVFLFCLAPSARAQLSTRCFQDDQLTTVELARGRNAWARKCGLISVAREAYLNSENEYQVFTNGCHSFPAVPAGSSCTFFVPAEEAAACVGNLNKLGTCVAGCVTPSQKVAFGGRMLPVPEAYASGLHTVSALSADSEAGLLRFGEQTIRSFVAGDTQEDIFTLETQEGRRLEVTAEHPMVLDDGTMVKARTLKPGDTLLGADGAKLHLTRVTVFHFKGQVWNVRPESQVKLENVMNAEGFLTGSVRFQNEWAQDDYRLSLRDDVDVGGL from the coding sequence ATGAAGTCTGTCTTCATCAGCACCGCTGTCTTTCTCTTCTGCCTTGCCCCGTCCGCTCGCGCGCAGCTCTCCACGCGCTGCTTCCAGGATGACCAGCTCACCACGGTGGAGCTGGCCCGGGGCCGCAACGCCTGGGCGCGCAAGTGCGGCCTCATCAGCGTCGCGCGGGAGGCGTACCTGAACTCGGAGAACGAGTACCAGGTGTTCACCAATGGCTGCCATTCGTTCCCGGCCGTGCCGGCGGGCTCCTCCTGCACCTTCTTCGTCCCCGCGGAGGAGGCCGCCGCCTGCGTGGGCAACCTCAACAAGCTGGGCACCTGCGTCGCCGGCTGCGTCACCCCGTCGCAGAAGGTGGCGTTCGGTGGCCGGATGCTGCCGGTTCCGGAGGCGTATGCGTCCGGGCTCCACACGGTGTCGGCGCTGAGCGCGGACTCGGAGGCGGGCCTGCTGCGCTTCGGCGAGCAGACCATCCGCAGCTTCGTGGCGGGTGACACGCAGGAGGACATCTTCACGCTGGAGACGCAGGAGGGCCGTCGGCTGGAGGTGACGGCGGAGCACCCCATGGTCCTCGACGACGGGACGATGGTGAAGGCGCGCACGCTGAAGCCCGGTGACACGCTGCTGGGCGCGGACGGCGCGAAGCTGCACCTCACCCGCGTCACGGTGTTCCACTTCAAGGGACAGGTCTGGAACGTCCGGCCGGAGAGCCAGGTGAAGCTGGAGAACGTCATGAACGCGGAGGGCTTCCTCACCGGCTCCGTGCGCTTCCAGAACGAGTGGGCCCAGGACGACTACCGCCTGTCGCTGCGCGACGACGTGGACGTGGGTGGGCTCTAA
- a CDS encoding IS4 family transposase has translation MPSADEGAFDRLCASLAPEWVEAALEATGTATVRKRRLPAEQVIWLVLGMALYRHRPIAELVERLDLALPGARPKPIARSAVAQARSRVGEEPLKWLFEKSADAWAHASARRHAWRGLALYGVDGTTARVPDSKENRKHFGGQVVGRGGGLSGYPMVRLVTLMALRSHLLAAAHFGPYGTDEREYALKVWPQVPDGSLCVLDRHFLNADILVPLARDGKNRHWLLRAKKNTAWRTVKRLGKGEEVVEMEVSYRTRQKDDSLPMRFVARAIRYQRKGFQPQWLLTSLLDAEAFPASEVVALYHERWELELGYDEVKTEMLERQEAIRSQKPGGVAQELWGVGLAYNLVRLEMERIAEEASVPPTRISFVMALRLIRDEWMWLAGASPGAIPKHLRRLREEVKRFILPLRRSHRRYPRAVKIKMSSYPRKRPRPVRRVRSRRPLRHVRS, from the coding sequence TTGCCCTCTGCGGATGAGGGGGCGTTCGACCGGCTGTGCGCGAGTCTCGCCCCGGAGTGGGTGGAGGCGGCGCTGGAGGCGACGGGGACAGCCACCGTCCGGAAACGTCGGCTACCCGCGGAGCAGGTCATCTGGCTGGTGCTGGGCATGGCGCTGTACCGGCACCGCCCCATCGCCGAGCTGGTGGAGCGGCTGGACCTGGCATTGCCTGGTGCCAGGCCGAAGCCGATTGCGAGGAGCGCGGTGGCGCAGGCCCGCTCTCGAGTAGGAGAGGAGCCGCTGAAGTGGCTCTTCGAGAAGAGCGCGGACGCGTGGGCCCACGCCAGCGCGCGTCGGCATGCATGGAGGGGGCTGGCCCTGTATGGAGTAGACGGCACGACAGCCCGGGTGCCGGACTCGAAGGAAAACCGAAAGCACTTTGGAGGACAGGTGGTCGGCCGGGGAGGAGGCCTCAGCGGCTACCCCATGGTTCGACTGGTCACGCTGATGGCCCTGCGCAGCCACCTGCTGGCGGCGGCGCACTTCGGGCCCTACGGGACGGATGAGCGCGAGTACGCCCTGAAGGTGTGGCCCCAGGTACCGGACGGTTCGCTGTGCGTGCTGGACCGCCACTTTCTCAACGCCGACATCCTCGTGCCGTTGGCGAGGGACGGGAAGAACCGCCACTGGCTGCTGCGCGCGAAGAAGAACACCGCCTGGCGCACGGTAAAGCGTTTAGGAAAAGGAGAGGAAGTGGTGGAAATGGAGGTGAGCTACCGCACCCGTCAGAAGGACGACTCCTTGCCCATGCGCTTCGTGGCACGTGCCATCCGTTACCAGCGCAAAGGCTTTCAGCCCCAGTGGTTGCTGACCTCGTTGCTGGACGCCGAAGCCTTCCCCGCCAGCGAAGTGGTGGCCCTCTACCACGAGAGGTGGGAGCTGGAACTCGGCTATGACGAGGTGAAGACGGAGATGCTGGAGAGGCAAGAGGCCATCCGCAGCCAGAAGCCCGGTGGGGTCGCCCAGGAACTCTGGGGCGTGGGATTGGCCTACAATCTGGTGCGGCTGGAGATGGAGCGCATTGCCGAAGAGGCCAGTGTGCCTCCCACCCGAATCAGCTTCGTCATGGCCCTGCGTCTCATCCGCGACGAGTGGATGTGGCTGGCCGGCGCGAGCCCCGGAGCGATTCCCAAACATCTGCGACGCCTGCGAGAAGAGGTAAAACGCTTCATCCTCCCGCTGCGGCGAAGCCATAGACGCTATCCGCGTGCGGTGAAAATCAAGATGAGCAGCTACCCACGGAAGCGTCCCCGCCCAGTCCGTCGAGTACGCTCCCGCAGGCCGCTACGTCATGTCCGTTCCTAA
- a CDS encoding M4 family metallopeptidase, with the protein MTRTWKKGLMGACLALLGAACGDAPVDPAPPLDSSAHALSSAGDIEVVHAGKDGTPTFIRGQLGRLSPSLTARGAPDALRALAPRFGLRAEELTVRSSRTDAQGTTHVRYDQTHHGVRVIGGELVVHVDREGQVYAANGSARGARESASLMRLPLAAVKRAALEGLEQVSVRGEPRFVYFLEPEGLLASAYEVTRVGFREGDPVRDLVYVDAASGRVLDVRPQIHAGMNRRVHSANGSWVTPGTLRRAEGSSPTWDEHIDRNFDHIGTTYDCFETIFGRDSFDDRGAAITSTVHYGDGYVNAYWDGSQIVFGDGDGYNSVELGLDLDVVSHEIAHAVTQYESGLVYRSESGALNESLSDMAAALCESWTRGGAVDADVWKIGEDVWTPHVAGDALRYMDNPARDGSSRDYYPERYTGASDNGGVHWNSGIPNLVFKLLVTGGPHPRGKTGTWVNGIGMNRAAQTFYFAATNYFTSTTTMSQAKAYTIQAAQDRYDATVVNAVRDAWNAAGVP; encoded by the coding sequence GTGACTCGGACTTGGAAGAAGGGATTGATGGGAGCGTGCCTGGCCCTGCTGGGCGCCGCCTGTGGCGACGCACCCGTGGACCCGGCCCCACCCCTGGACAGCTCGGCGCACGCACTGTCCTCCGCGGGAGACATCGAAGTCGTCCACGCCGGAAAGGACGGCACCCCCACCTTCATCCGGGGACAGCTGGGGCGGCTGAGCCCCTCGCTGACGGCGCGAGGAGCCCCGGACGCGCTGCGCGCGCTGGCCCCCCGGTTCGGCCTGCGCGCGGAGGAGCTGACGGTGCGCTCCAGCCGCACGGATGCCCAGGGCACCACCCACGTGCGCTACGACCAGACGCACCACGGCGTGCGTGTCATTGGCGGAGAGCTGGTGGTCCACGTCGACCGTGAAGGACAGGTCTACGCGGCCAACGGCTCGGCGCGAGGTGCTCGCGAGTCCGCGTCCCTGATGCGGCTTCCCCTGGCCGCCGTGAAGCGCGCGGCGCTGGAGGGGCTGGAGCAGGTGTCCGTCCGCGGCGAGCCGCGCTTCGTCTACTTCCTCGAACCCGAGGGCCTCCTCGCCTCCGCCTACGAGGTGACGCGCGTGGGCTTCCGCGAGGGCGACCCCGTCCGGGACCTGGTCTACGTGGACGCCGCGTCGGGCCGGGTGCTCGACGTGCGGCCGCAAATCCATGCGGGGATGAACCGCCGCGTCCACTCGGCCAATGGGAGCTGGGTGACGCCTGGCACCCTGCGGCGCGCCGAGGGCTCCAGCCCCACGTGGGATGAGCACATCGACCGGAACTTCGACCACATCGGCACGACGTATGACTGCTTCGAGACCATCTTCGGCCGCGACTCGTTCGACGACCGGGGCGCCGCCATCACCAGCACCGTCCACTACGGTGACGGGTACGTCAACGCGTACTGGGATGGCTCGCAAATCGTCTTCGGGGATGGAGATGGCTACAACTCCGTCGAGCTGGGCCTGGACCTGGACGTCGTGTCCCACGAAATCGCCCATGCCGTGACGCAGTACGAGTCCGGGCTCGTGTACCGCAGCGAGTCCGGCGCGCTGAACGAGAGCCTGTCCGACATGGCCGCCGCCCTCTGCGAGAGCTGGACTCGCGGCGGGGCGGTGGACGCGGACGTCTGGAAGATTGGCGAGGATGTCTGGACGCCCCACGTCGCCGGGGATGCGCTGCGCTACATGGACAACCCCGCGCGGGATGGCTCGTCTCGGGACTACTACCCGGAGCGCTACACGGGTGCGTCCGACAACGGCGGCGTGCACTGGAACTCCGGCATCCCGAACCTGGTCTTCAAGCTGCTCGTGACGGGCGGCCCGCACCCGCGTGGCAAGACGGGCACGTGGGTGAATGGCATCGGCATGAACCGCGCGGCGCAGACCTTCTACTTCGCCGCGACGAACTACTTCACGTCGACGACCACCATGTCCCAGGCCAAGGCGTACACGATTCAGGCCGCGCAGGACCGGTACGACGCGACGGTCGTGAACGCGGTGCGCGATGCCTGGAATGCCGCGGGCGTGCCGTAG
- a CDS encoding PilZ domain-containing protein, protein MHCELCHSEHAADVRCPHPPHRHRPSSHHHGTTQPHGQVHLSSNPCNLRVHRPQGLHTHGVDIDRGGLFLSCEEPFPPLFTRLELTLHLAGEDFSCTGEVVRHVDAAHARTWGSTSGIGVQLLPAPPRLRELLSRARAAPLTSP, encoded by the coding sequence ATGCACTGCGAGCTCTGCCACTCGGAACACGCCGCCGATGTGCGCTGCCCTCACCCACCGCACAGGCACCGCCCCTCCTCCCACCATCACGGCACCACCCAGCCCCACGGCCAGGTCCACCTCTCCTCCAACCCGTGCAACCTCCGCGTCCATCGCCCCCAGGGCCTCCACACCCATGGCGTGGACATCGACCGGGGTGGCCTCTTCCTGAGCTGCGAGGAGCCCTTCCCTCCCCTCTTCACCCGCCTGGAGCTCACCCTCCACCTCGCCGGAGAGGACTTCTCCTGCACTGGTGAAGTCGTGCGCCACGTCGACGCCGCCCACGCCCGCACCTGGGGCAGCACCTCCGGCATCGGCGTCCAGCTCCTCCCCGCCCCACCCCGCCTCCGCGAGCTCCTCTCCCGCGCCCGCGCCGCCCCCCTCACTTCACCGTGA
- a CDS encoding Hint domain-containing protein encodes MKRLSSLLVLACAMLSTAASAQLSTRCFTDDQLTTPTLAQGRNNWAHKCGYITVAKRDFLNSEGEYQVFSGGCFAFASSGPTPTCSFFIPADINAPCIADLVKLGTCVTGCYTAREKVAFQGKYWPIEDAYHAGVRTVTALGKDATLVSPTSAEQPIRAFVAGDTVEDVFALETADGRRVEVTAEHPMVTASGDMVKAKTLQKGDVLLGVHGEKVELRDVSVFRYEGKTWNVQPTSHEKIENVLDVEGLLTGSVRFQNEWAEDHFRLSLRDEVRVDDL; translated from the coding sequence ATGAAGCGACTGTCGTCTCTGCTTGTCCTTGCGTGCGCGATGCTCTCCACGGCGGCATCGGCGCAGCTGTCCACCCGCTGTTTCACGGATGACCAGCTCACCACGCCCACCCTGGCCCAGGGTCGCAACAACTGGGCGCACAAGTGCGGGTACATCACCGTGGCCAAGCGGGACTTCCTCAACTCCGAGGGGGAGTACCAGGTCTTCTCCGGTGGCTGCTTCGCCTTCGCCTCCTCGGGCCCCACCCCGACCTGCTCCTTCTTCATCCCCGCCGACATCAACGCGCCGTGCATCGCGGACCTGGTGAAGCTGGGGACGTGCGTGACGGGCTGCTACACGGCGCGGGAGAAGGTGGCCTTCCAGGGGAAGTACTGGCCCATCGAGGACGCCTACCACGCGGGGGTGCGCACCGTGACGGCGCTCGGCAAGGACGCGACGCTGGTGTCGCCCACGTCGGCTGAGCAACCCATCCGCGCCTTCGTCGCGGGTGACACGGTGGAGGACGTGTTCGCGCTCGAGACGGCGGATGGCCGCCGCGTCGAGGTGACGGCCGAGCACCCCATGGTCACCGCCTCAGGAGACATGGTGAAGGCCAAGACGCTCCAGAAGGGCGACGTGCTGCTCGGCGTCCACGGCGAGAAGGTGGAGCTGCGCGACGTCTCCGTGTTCCGCTACGAGGGGAAGACCTGGAACGTGCAGCCCACCAGCCACGAGAAGATTGAGAACGTGCTGGATGTGGAGGGGCTGCTGACGGGCTCGGTGCGCTTCCAGAACGAGTGGGCGGAGGACCACTTCCGACTGTCTCTGCGGGACGAGGTTCGCGTCGACGACCTCTGA
- a CDS encoding DUF4240 domain-containing protein: protein MELDAVSRILVENGLYVRPTPFSMEGALLVSRRDLRFEARDGLYGWRESFLLRRDQHRWVVSRALHGKAYVDEFVFLNLDEVVRYAHQFFNVSLLSTGANDVMADVELGEEVSDSFWEIIHRANGQAEELKRILWEMSEAEVAQFHEEFVRTASVLRGEPFDRMMGPDVSEDGLMDIAYWSVAQGRAFYERILERPERIPREVKDGDPVLMMGGVAAVVMDEKFGKELDFF from the coding sequence ATGGAGTTGGATGCGGTGAGTCGGATCCTTGTCGAGAACGGACTCTATGTGCGCCCGACTCCGTTCTCCATGGAAGGGGCCTTGTTGGTCAGCAGAAGAGATCTTCGCTTCGAGGCGAGGGATGGGCTCTATGGTTGGAGGGAGTCATTCCTGCTGCGTCGCGATCAACATCGCTGGGTTGTCAGCAGGGCTCTCCATGGAAAGGCTTATGTGGATGAGTTTGTGTTCTTGAACCTGGACGAGGTGGTTCGATATGCACATCAGTTTTTCAATGTGAGTCTATTGTCCACGGGGGCTAATGATGTCATGGCGGATGTGGAGCTCGGTGAAGAGGTCTCGGATTCGTTCTGGGAGATCATCCACCGTGCGAATGGCCAGGCAGAGGAGTTGAAGCGGATTCTCTGGGAGATGAGCGAGGCGGAGGTCGCTCAATTCCACGAAGAGTTCGTGCGGACGGCCTCGGTGCTCAGAGGGGAGCCGTTTGACAGGATGATGGGCCCAGATGTTTCGGAGGATGGGCTGATGGACATCGCGTACTGGTCGGTTGCGCAAGGCCGAGCGTTCTACGAGCGCATCCTCGAACGGCCCGAGCGGATTCCGCGGGAAGTGAAGGACGGGGACCCTGTGCTGATGATGGGCGGAGTGGCCGCAGTCGTCATGGATGAGAAGTTCGGCAAGGAGCTCGATTTCTTCTGA
- a CDS encoding neutral/alkaline ceramidase, with product MCAQLNRFALVLGLVVGTVALGAGAGSQDACAGNTRFLMGAGMGDITGPAAEVGMMGYGQLSQQTAGIHQRLRSRAFVIESPCNGRRVVFVSADLGMVFQGVKTQVVERLRARFGEVYGDDNVLISATHTHSGPGGFSHHTLYNLTSFGFVPQNFDAIVSGIVTSIVRAHSRLGEGTLRLASGELLGASRNRSPEAYRLNPAAERALYAQDVDTRMTLLRLTRTDGRDVGLINWFAVHATSMGNTHHFISGDNKGLASYWFEKAHDAGDTFVAAFAQSNEGDVTPNVLGGTNGGGADDFEDTEISARRQFDFASRLWGQTGAPLTGGVDYRHTFVKMDAVDVAPAFADGRPRRTCPAAIGLSMLAGAEDGPGFGVEGASCSVVHDLWSQFTCALTTTPCQGEKPIVLEMGTMQPHPWSPEVLPFQLVTVGPLALVGVPFEMTTMAGRRLRRTVLEQLAPVGVTEVIIAGLSNDYAGYVATREEYARQDYEGASTHFGPWTLAAIQQGFDAMAAAMREGQAVSPGPTPRDLRYVQASLQPGVVFDDKLLWVEFGEVYADAQASYGRGDTVRVTFWGAHPKNDLRLEGTYLRVQRKGLIGAWVDVADDSDWETRYSWERENCVPTLGCSLVTVEWRIPGDAAPGTYRILHEGDWKSGWDGRVRPYYGASRAFTVK from the coding sequence ATGTGTGCACAGCTCAACCGGTTCGCCCTGGTGCTGGGGCTCGTCGTGGGGACGGTGGCCCTGGGGGCGGGTGCGGGCTCGCAGGACGCCTGTGCGGGCAACACGCGCTTCCTGATGGGGGCGGGGATGGGGGACATCACCGGGCCGGCCGCGGAGGTGGGGATGATGGGCTACGGCCAGCTCTCCCAGCAGACGGCCGGCATCCACCAGCGGCTGCGCTCGCGCGCCTTCGTCATCGAGTCCCCCTGCAACGGCCGCCGCGTGGTGTTCGTGAGCGCGGACCTGGGGATGGTCTTCCAGGGCGTGAAGACGCAGGTGGTGGAGCGGCTGCGCGCGCGCTTCGGGGAGGTGTACGGCGATGACAACGTGCTCATCAGCGCCACGCACACGCACTCGGGGCCGGGGGGCTTCTCACACCACACGCTCTACAACCTGACCTCGTTCGGCTTCGTGCCGCAGAACTTCGACGCGATTGTCTCCGGCATCGTCACGTCGATTGTCCGTGCGCACTCGCGGTTGGGGGAGGGGACGCTGCGCCTGGCGTCGGGGGAGCTGTTGGGGGCCAGCCGCAATCGCTCTCCGGAGGCGTACCGCCTCAACCCCGCGGCCGAGCGGGCCCTGTACGCGCAGGACGTGGACACGCGGATGACGCTCCTGCGCCTGACGCGGACGGATGGGCGCGACGTGGGGCTCATCAACTGGTTCGCGGTGCATGCCACGTCCATGGGCAATACGCACCATTTCATCAGCGGTGATAACAAGGGGCTGGCTTCGTATTGGTTCGAGAAGGCTCATGACGCGGGGGACACGTTCGTGGCTGCCTTTGCGCAGTCCAACGAGGGGGATGTGACGCCCAACGTGCTGGGCGGGACGAACGGGGGCGGGGCGGATGACTTCGAGGACACGGAGATTTCGGCCCGGCGGCAGTTCGACTTCGCCTCGCGGCTGTGGGGGCAGACAGGAGCGCCGCTGACGGGGGGCGTGGACTACCGGCACACGTTCGTGAAGATGGACGCGGTGGATGTGGCGCCCGCGTTCGCGGATGGGCGGCCGCGTCGCACGTGCCCGGCGGCCATCGGCCTGTCGATGCTCGCGGGGGCGGAGGATGGGCCGGGGTTTGGCGTGGAGGGCGCGTCGTGCTCGGTGGTCCACGACCTGTGGAGCCAGTTCACGTGTGCGCTCACGACGACGCCGTGTCAGGGGGAGAAGCCCATCGTGTTGGAGATGGGCACCATGCAGCCGCATCCGTGGTCGCCGGAGGTGTTGCCGTTCCAGCTGGTGACGGTGGGGCCGCTCGCGCTGGTGGGGGTGCCGTTCGAGATGACGACGATGGCGGGGCGCCGCTTGCGGCGGACGGTGCTGGAGCAGCTCGCGCCGGTGGGGGTGACGGAGGTCATCATCGCGGGCCTGTCGAACGACTACGCGGGGTATGTGGCGACGCGTGAGGAGTACGCGCGGCAGGACTACGAGGGGGCGTCGACGCACTTCGGCCCGTGGACGCTGGCGGCGATCCAACAGGGCTTCGATGCGATGGCGGCGGCGATGCGGGAGGGGCAGGCGGTGTCACCGGGGCCCACACCGAGGGACTTGCGCTACGTCCAGGCGAGCCTGCAGCCGGGGGTGGTGTTCGACGACAAGCTGCTCTGGGTGGAGTTCGGGGAGGTGTACGCGGATGCGCAGGCGTCCTATGGGCGAGGGGACACGGTGCGCGTGACGTTCTGGGGGGCGCATCCGAAGAATGACTTGCGGCTGGAGGGGACGTACCTGCGGGTCCAGCGCAAGGGATTGATTGGGGCGTGGGTGGACGTGGCGGATGACAGTGATTGGGAGACCCGGTATTCGTGGGAGCGGGAGAACTGTGTGCCCACGCTGGGGTGCTCGCTCGTCACGGTGGAGTGGCGGATTCCGGGGGATGCGGCGCCGGGGACGTATCGCATCCTGCATGAGGGGGATTGGAAGTCGGGTTGGGATGGGCGGGTGCGGCCGTATTACGGGGCGTCTCGGGCCTTCACGGTGAAGTGA
- a CDS encoding IS630 family transposase has product MAVAAVGRGASCHAIARALECATSTVVGAVRRYREGGRQALRDRRESNGRPKVDERFRERLVRVLAGTPEDWGWCRLTWTRELLCQELARRGLVRVSVATMGRALASLGARLKAARPIVECPWPGWRRRCQLHELRCLEVYGPSKEPVLHVDEVDIHLNPKVGRDWCLPGHRRVVVTPGNNQKRYLAGALNVRTGKLTWVEGRSKASMLFIQLLWRLSSTYRRARRIHLVLDNAAVHSSRKTRKALAQFGGRFVLHFLPPYCPQGNRIEQVWLDLHANVTRNHRCRTMDRLMARVHAYLTARSAQHSASPSLRRADLRRTT; this is encoded by the coding sequence ATGGCCGTGGCGGCCGTGGGGCGAGGCGCCTCGTGCCACGCCATCGCCCGGGCATTGGAGTGCGCGACCTCGACGGTGGTGGGAGCAGTACGCCGCTACCGGGAAGGTGGTCGGCAAGCCCTTCGGGATAGGAGGGAGAGCAACGGTCGGCCCAAGGTAGATGAGCGGTTTCGCGAGCGTCTGGTCCGAGTGCTTGCGGGGACGCCCGAGGATTGGGGCTGGTGTCGTCTTACCTGGACTCGGGAGCTGCTGTGCCAGGAGTTGGCCCGCCGAGGCCTGGTGCGCGTGTCGGTTGCCACCATGGGGCGCGCACTCGCCTCGCTCGGCGCCCGGCTCAAGGCGGCCAGGCCCATCGTCGAGTGCCCTTGGCCCGGGTGGAGGCGACGCTGTCAGCTCCACGAGTTGAGGTGTCTCGAGGTCTACGGCCCTTCCAAGGAGCCCGTTCTCCATGTGGACGAAGTCGACATCCATCTCAATCCCAAGGTGGGACGTGATTGGTGCCTGCCTGGGCACAGGCGAGTTGTGGTGACGCCCGGCAACAATCAGAAGCGCTACCTGGCTGGAGCTCTCAATGTCCGCACGGGAAAGCTGACGTGGGTAGAGGGAAGGAGCAAAGCCAGCATGCTCTTCATCCAGCTCCTCTGGCGCCTGTCGAGTACCTATCGGCGCGCTCGCCGCATCCACCTTGTCCTCGACAACGCCGCCGTCCACTCGAGCAGGAAGACGCGCAAGGCGCTCGCGCAGTTCGGCGGGCGATTCGTCCTCCACTTCCTGCCGCCCTACTGCCCTCAGGGCAATCGCATCGAGCAGGTGTGGCTCGACCTGCACGCCAATGTCACCCGCAATCACCGCTGCCGCACCATGGACCGGCTCATGGCCCGGGTGCATGCCTACCTCACAGCTCGCTCAGCCCAGCACTCTGCCAGTCCATCCCTGCGCCGCGCCGACCTTAGGCGCACCACCTGA
- a CDS encoding M1 family aminopeptidase, whose protein sequence is MRSLPRGSTTAMTQGLAWAWGLLSLSLAACGPLEAPPLPVDEDGTLSHRYGTLTPRGDFAATVTRYEYEFATQTGAARSVLMLDVAPPGGDCFVVNAPEGLTDLHWNGAIPLRAESTPGGIRVCGPGLFAGQVKLEARFTVPLQTYDFTQVGFSRKFDRAGNLFTYLLGWVGACDRFGPCDDRTDQLTQYIFTIKHGASERVLCPGKRTRPSSTTTRCELTGLTKAPTYSSFAVASNPAWRSSILTEVAGKFRLELHEVPGGKLASALHGSEVRAYLNWVIGELGPLPYGPELRVASAPTEWLGAEHPANLILREDLPDLRRDYANMTMHTLMHEVVHQWAGNRTTLSSPLDFVWKEAIAEYLTYRYELLARPPGEAEQTRAHWDRLARTASYYPQPEDAPPPVFLSYSADVYGTGPLILFLQLEPLLGEDVVLQAIKDFLHQPGDRSVEDLRAALELASGEDLGPYFDAWVHGSGDPDWPYFEVSTEAHDGELLVTAVQRSLSGTRYPISVDVLVEGATEQRVVTLDYGLAPESDTLRVKVPFDEPVTQVTVDPENRVVNRRFLGLDREPTPERWRF, encoded by the coding sequence ATGCGAAGCCTCCCACGTGGGTCCACGACAGCGATGACACAGGGGCTCGCGTGGGCGTGGGGCCTGCTCTCGCTCTCGCTGGCGGCGTGTGGCCCGCTGGAGGCTCCACCCCTGCCGGTCGACGAGGACGGCACGCTGTCCCACCGCTACGGGACGCTGACGCCGCGAGGTGACTTCGCGGCCACCGTGACGCGCTACGAATACGAGTTCGCCACGCAGACGGGCGCGGCGCGCTCCGTGTTGATGCTGGATGTCGCCCCGCCCGGAGGCGACTGCTTCGTGGTGAATGCCCCCGAGGGGCTCACCGACCTCCACTGGAATGGCGCCATCCCGCTGCGCGCGGAGTCGACTCCCGGCGGCATCCGCGTCTGCGGTCCGGGCCTCTTCGCGGGACAGGTGAAGCTGGAGGCGCGCTTCACCGTGCCCCTCCAGACGTATGACTTCACCCAGGTGGGCTTCTCCCGGAAGTTCGACCGCGCGGGAAACCTCTTCACCTATCTGCTCGGCTGGGTGGGCGCGTGCGACCGGTTCGGTCCCTGCGACGACCGCACGGACCAGCTCACGCAATACATCTTCACCATCAAGCACGGCGCCAGCGAGCGGGTGCTGTGCCCGGGCAAGAGGACACGCCCGAGCTCCACCACCACGCGGTGCGAGCTGACGGGGCTCACCAAGGCGCCCACGTACTCGTCCTTCGCCGTGGCCTCCAACCCCGCGTGGCGCTCGAGCATCCTCACGGAGGTGGCCGGCAAGTTCAGGCTGGAGCTCCACGAAGTGCCCGGGGGCAAGCTGGCCTCGGCGCTGCACGGCTCGGAGGTCCGGGCGTATCTGAACTGGGTCATCGGCGAGCTGGGTCCGCTGCCGTACGGCCCGGAGCTGCGCGTCGCGAGCGCGCCCACGGAGTGGCTCGGCGCGGAGCACCCCGCCAACCTCATCCTCCGCGAGGACCTGCCGGACCTGCGACGCGACTACGCGAACATGACCATGCACACGCTGATGCACGAGGTCGTGCACCAGTGGGCGGGCAATCGCACCACGCTGTCGAGTCCCCTCGACTTCGTGTGGAAGGAAGCCATCGCGGAGTACCTCACGTACCGCTATGAGCTCCTGGCGCGGCCCCCGGGCGAAGCGGAGCAGACCCGGGCGCACTGGGACCGGCTGGCGCGCACCGCGTCCTACTACCCGCAGCCGGAGGACGCTCCGCCGCCTGTCTTCCTCTCGTATTCGGCGGATGTCTACGGCACCGGGCCCCTGATTCTCTTCCTGCAACTGGAGCCACTGCTCGGCGAGGATGTCGTCCTCCAGGCCATCAAGGACTTCCTGCACCAGCCCGGTGACCGGAGCGTTGAGGACCTGCGCGCCGCGCTGGAGCTCGCGTCCGGCGAGGACCTGGGGCCCTACTTCGACGCCTGGGTCCACGGCAGCGGCGACCCGGACTGGCCCTACTTCGAGGTGAGCACGGAGGCCCACGACGGAGAGCTCCTCGTCACCGCCGTGCAGCGCTCGCTCTCCGGCACGCGCTACCCCATCTCGGTGGATGTCCTCGTCGAGGGCGCCACCGAGCAGCGCGTCGTCACGCTCGACTACGGACTGGCGCCGGAGTCGGACACCTTGCGCGTGAAGGTGCCCTTCGACGAGCCCGTGACGCAGGTGACGGTGGACCCGGAGAACCGGGTCGTCAATCGCAGGTTCCTCGGGCTCGACCGTGAGCCGACTCCCGAGCGGTGGCGTTTCTAA